From the genome of Patescibacteria group bacterium:
GCCACTTAGCCAGAGGTCTCGGGGGATTGAAGTAAGAACAACCCGTTTCTCATTTTTTAATATGGAAACTACCATAATTGCGTCTGTTCGGTAATATTGCTGTTTGGGAGTTCTTTGATCTGTACCTAGAAGAAGAATGTGGTAATCTCCAGGAGGGTTTGATTGGATTTTAAGATTAGGTTCTTCTCTGTTCGTGAGTGGTGAAAAAAGTTTGGGAGGCTCTTTTTGGTTTGTGTTTTGTTTTGGAGATGCTTGTATTGTTTTAAGGTAAAAATATACAGCACAATTAAAAAGGAATAGACTAATTACACCCAGAGCAGCAATAACAATTTTTTTAGTTTTGGGTTGCATGCAATTATTCTATCAGGTTGAAAACTTGTGTAAAGGGCGCTAATCAGAAGGTATTGTGGAGCGGGTAGCGGGAATTGAACCCGCATCGCCACCTTGGAAGGGTGGAGTAATAGCCGTTATACGATACCCGCAAAGAACTGCTTATAATTATAACAAATTTGGTATTCAAACCACAACTAATTATGGAAACATTTGGAATTATGGTTTAGGAATTAAGAAAGGCAGAGTAAGCTTGGTGGGCGGAGTAGATATCTGCTTTGGAGGCAATTTCAAATGGAGCGTGCATATTAAGAAGTGGCACTCCAATGTCAATTATGTCTAAGTTGTATTCTGCAACAAAAACTGCAATTGTTCCACCGCCTCCAATATCAACCTTACCCATCATTGCGGGCTGCCACATTACCTCTGCTTGGTCAAAAAGAGCGCGAATCTTTGCTGTGTACTCCGCGGTTGCTTCGCTAGTACCACGTTTTCCTTTCTTCCCAGTGTAGCGTTGGAGAGCAACACCGTAACCAAGCTTTGCGGCATTTTTCTCATCGTGAACTTCTTTGTAGGAGGGGTTTATACCTGCTGTAACATCAGCAGAAATTGCTTCTGAATTCCTCAGCGCTTTTCGAATTTGGTAATCAAATTTTCCATTTTCACGCTCAGGGTCTAAATCCAGAAGTCTCCCAATAAGGTCATAAAGAAATAAAGAGGTGGCACCAGTATTGGATCTACTGCCAGTTTCCTCCTTGTCATAAAAGACAACTAGCAAAGTGTGCTCTGGGATATTATTTTGATCTAAGAGTGCTGTTAAAGCAGGGTAAGCACACACTCTGTCATCGTGACCATAAGCGGAGATTAAAGAGCGATCGAAACCTAGGTCCCTCGCCGAGCCAACGGGGACAGCTTCTAGCTCGGCTGAAATTAGATCTTCTTCTTTAATATCGTATTTTTGATTTAGAATATTTAAAATATTGAGTTTTACCTTTTCTTTTGCTTCATCACTGTCGAGAAAAGGATTGTTACCAACTACCAAATTCATTTTTTCAGCTTCAATAGCTTCTTTAAGCTTTTTATCCAACTGCTTGTCAGCTAAATGAGGGAGGAGATCTGAGACC
Proteins encoded in this window:
- a CDS encoding aminopeptidase, which codes for MQNNNESTLEKQLSYKPKCCWEVWDSKTKKKCFNFAEDYKEFVSAAKTERLAVKAGKELGLRHGYSDFKDFERSGRKLSPGEKIFASNRGKTLVLVHRGKKPITEGMRLVMAHVDSPRLDFKLRPLYEDNGLALFATHYYGGIKKYQWPALPLALYGVIVKKDGTWAELRLGDEPNDPVFMVSDLLPHLADKQLDKKLKEAIEAEKMNLVVGNNPFLDSDEAKEKVKLNILNILNQKYDIKEEDLISAELEAVPVGSARDLGFDRSLISAYGHDDRVCAYPALTALLDQNNIPEHTLLVVFYDKEETGSRSNTGATSLFLYDLIGRLLDLDPERENGKFDYQIRKALRNSEAISADVTAGINPSYKEVHDEKNAAKLGYGVALQRYTGKKGKRGTSEATAEYTAKIRALFDQAEVMWQPAMMGKVDIGGGGTIAVFVAEYNLDIIDIGVPLLNMHAPFEIASKADIYSAHQAYSAFLNS